The Amaranthus tricolor cultivar Red isolate AtriRed21 chromosome 2, ASM2621246v1, whole genome shotgun sequence genome contains the following window.
ttcttctctttgctTTTGCTTTCAGGTATGTGCTATCTTGCCACTTTCATTTCCTTGTTCTGTCTCTCCTCTTAAGATAACTTAGTCTTGTTACCCATTTCTGTACATCTTTGCATTTCTTTATGTTTTATGTTGGGAAATGGATAACCGGtatttttagaaatattttGTAATTGTGACATTCACATATGTCACAGCTCCTAGTTGCATTAGGGAGAAACAAGTGAATGACCCGGTGGTTTTCAGTTTTCAGTATGTGTAGCTAAAGTGTTGGAGGCtaaatcagattttttttggaaatgatGTTGGTGGGACCCAAGGTGTTTCTATAGGTTACATTAGGGAGAAACAATGACAGGAATAGTATGCATTGGTGGTTACTAATTACTTATGTTTTCTGTTGAAAGTCCTTGATCACCGTTTCGATATTGGTGTGGGTAATTGGTGTTaacttttaatatattttgtttgttttacatgtcAATTGAACTAAGGTACCCTGAATGAAATTTTTAGTTAAAAGCAAGTCCTGAAACCTCATTAGTGATATGTCTAGCATAGTGAAATTGTTGTGATCACATTAATGGGACGATGATGTGTTAACGAGAATGATGCAAAGACCCTAGAGAACAAGGCGGATGCAATTTGAATCAGCATTTGCGCTATGACTGTTAGTTGACAACATCCTTGTTTCCCCTTGAATTCCATGAGGGTAGAGAAGGGCGAGGGTAGTAAAGTACAGAATCAGGTTTGAGGGAAGTGCTTTCATGAATGAGTTTAAGAGATACTGCTTGAAATGCTTGAAATACTACTGCAAGGGCTAATTTTAGTTGTCTAATGGTGATTACAATATGTTCGGGAAAAACCAGCCACTCCCCCCACTAGAAAAACCACATGCCCTTAATGTCACTACGTAATATGGTTTTGTAGTCCTGCAGGATTTTGAAATGTGACGCAGATGTTCACTTGTTTAGTGTGGTATTGATTCTTTAGTTCAGCATATTTATCGAAGAGTATccaattatttccaattttGGTTGCTACAGGTTTTGTTAGATCTCTCAATATTCTCTTGTTCTTAGTTAGCTACAATGAAATGTTTGTTCCAGCTATCACTTACAGTATATAGAGGTCTCAACGTTTATGTgcctattttgtctttttgcttGCAGCCTGATCTAATTTCAAaaggatttaaattttttattttttgttgatttaggTTGGAGTCTCCAAGTTATAACCTTTTTGGAATCATTCTAGTTATCTCATTTGGAGTTCTGTTGACTGGTACGTGCAAGCAGCTGTGTGGTTTTTGACTGTCTACTGTAGTTTCCTCAATTTTCCTATTGTAACAGATGCAGCCATATTTTCCTATTAGTATATGACACTGTCATTTTACTTGGCCCTGTTCATCaaggaaaaaaatagaaaattattttttagcacaattcatcatcattgattttcattttcctttttttctttaatgaaCAGTGCTAAGATAAATGCAAAATGTCATATACTCGGTTTGAATATATGGCTGCTTTTTTAACAGTGGAAGAGTCGAATTTAAGGAAACAGCACCAATAGCCACACCTCTGTTATGGTTGAATTAAGGCATTGAGAATTGTGGCCTCACTTCTGCTATTTTTTGTGTGGCTTATTGCTGATTGAGTTGCAAATCCGATGAAATAGTGACACTTGCATAATACTTTTGGCTGGCAGTCGCGAAGGATACAGAATTTGAGATTTGGGGATTTGTCTTTGTTATGCTTGCTTCTGTTATGTCTGGCTTTCGCTGGTGTATGACACAAATTCTTCTTCAGGTATTACAGTCTTATGCTTGATTTCTCTAGTTTTACGCTTAGCTAAAAGTAGCAACTTGTGAATAAGGTATATGATGAAATTGGGTCGCTAATTTGTTGCttgtgttttttgtttttgttcataCAAACTCTTGTGTCTCTGGCCTTGGATGGTTGTTCTGCATTGTGGTTGTATTTGATGCAAACAAAATCGTGTGCTGAAGAAAGAAGCCTATGGTGAGTACCTAACATGTTGCGGATTCATTATGAATGGGAAATTTATGTGACGATAATGCCAACTAGTTTATAATTCATTATGAATGGAAAAATTATGTCAATAATGTGAAGAGGTCTATGTAATAATGCTTTTCTAGTACTTATGAAATAGTTGTGTATACGGTAttctatttttggaaattaGAGTTGTAGTTGCGACTTGGGTAACAACAGTCACCTTTTCTTTAGCATACTTGATGAAACTATAGTATCCATTATGTTTCATGTCCTTTTTATGGCTTTTCAGCCATGTTGGTACTTGACCATTTTTTTCATCTTCTATGATTCTTGCAAATATTTTAAACCATTGAAGCTTTACTTATTTTGATCAGGTGACATTTGACACtcaatttgaatttttaaatgtaAACTACTTAAATTTGCTTTTGTTTTTGCTTTCAGGGTTAAAGAATCCACTTACCTTTATGAGTTATGTGACCCCAATCATGGCACTTGTGACTGGTTTAATGTCCCTTCTTCTGGATCCCTGGGATGAGTTTCCTCAGAATGAATATTTCAATAGCTCCTGGCATATCACAAGAAGTTGTTTGCTTATGCTTTTTGGCGGTTTTCTGGCCTTTTTTATGGTAATATGTGGTCACTAAGTTACCTTGTGCTTTTTGTTATAGAGTTTAGGCCTTCATAACAGTCCTACatatatggtttgttttgataCCTTTTATTCCCCTTCTTCTGTTTCAGGTACTAACGGAGTATGTCCTGATATCAGTAACTAGTGCAGTAACTGTTACAATAGCTGGAATTGTTAAGGAGGCTGTCACCATAATTGTATGaaatttttagagtttttaaaaatcagtTCTAATGTTGTCATTTTTGATTGTTTGCCTGTGTTCTTCGTTTCCTTATTCTACCCCCTCCCACCTTATGAGTTCTTGTTTTCAATATATTAGTACTTGGGCAAAACATTTTCACGAAATTGATACCATAGTATGCTTATGTTTGGTCATGAGTTCATTGCTATCAGATGCGACTTGTACTTCTGAAGCATTGATGGAAGGCGCCTGAAATCCTTTTGCTCTTAGAGTTTACCGTGGAAtatgattctttttaatttcatggACTTGAGTTCCTAGTTGATAGCCTTTCAGGATCAAGTTGTAGTTTTATTAACTCATATTATTGTAATAAAGTATAAAGCACGAATAATAGTGCAAAACTCAAAGCCAACCTTAGTATTTTCCCTCCAATTAATAAcgaatagaagatggaacttAATTCCACACCGATCATTTACCTTTATTAGATTGCTCATTCTCTCCACTCATCTTAATTTAACCTGTCAGTAATGTTATACCAACTTTGCCGCTGCTGCCAAATACACCCCTAACAATCACTGGACTTTGCCCAACACAACAAACAAATCCGGCCTCCCTAGTCCTCTCCCTTAGAGTGTATTAAACAATTATCGGTAATAGTCCTCCCTTGCTTTTGCATTTTCTCTCTTTTGAATTTATTTCGTCTGCCCATAGTATAGCCATTATTGCTGTCTGCAAGCTATTGCTAGCCTCTCCTGGTTCCCTCTAGCCTCCATATCAAATTCCCAGTCTGACATAGCAGAAGCATAACTTAGGCTTGCATGAAATAGGTACTTGTCAGTTGTAAATTTCGTCAAACATCTTTTgcacattttattaaaaagtatACTAGTTTATGTcttgaacaaaataaactataaaagtTGAAAGTACGTACAAACCATTGCATGGAAATTATCTTACAAAAAACGAATTCCACCGCAATGAAGAAGCATATCAGGATTACCCGTATGGCTGTATCTCGAAAGAAATAACTATTAGTTTCAGTTAAAACAAGGGATTTACATCAAACGAAAAGTAACCAAGGCATGATGAAACTTGGTAAGATAATTCTGGAACTCAAACTACGATATGTCAGCACCATTGGCTATTATGGAGATTCCCAAGGTCTTGTTTCGAAGAAGGGCTTCAATTTGAGCCTTGGAGTACATACTCTTTGGGTTTGATGTGGAAGGTGGGGGTGGGGAGTGAGCGGACTGAAGGAGAAGGGCTCAGCTAAGGGTTGATTGAAGTATTTTTGACAGCAATGCCAAACCCTTGACCCCAACAATATGGGGTCAGTTAGGGAGCTAGGGGTCATTTATTGGTTAAACAAATCATGACAGTTGATTCTAAAAGTTTTGAAGAATTAGCGCCCTACTTACAGATGCCTTTTGATTATTAATCTCTAATAGAAGTTACACTATATGCCCTCCCGTTTTTACTGTAGGTACTGGGTAGAGAGATAACaagtttgtttttatttttaatatcatttatTTCATGTCTTTTATGGCTCAGATTATTGGAGGgtctttttcccttctttttctcAGTGTCTTTTCTGAATCCTTGGTCACATAGACTTTGTTAAAGCTGCAAAAGTGAATTTGAAACAGGCGCAACATGATCCGCTAGCTAATTCgttttttgaattcgcgatttgCTCAAATTTgtccaagaatagcccaaaaccgaccataatacGCTTTTTTCAATTCGTGATTGACAAGGAGAtcagcgaatcatgtgacactaggCGCAACTGTCAGGTtatcatttgttgtttgaagaGGAAAGGAaccatcaatttattcttaaaCAAGAAAACTTTTGAAAGCATCAAGCTATCTGATCATATACCACCTCCTTACAAGATTTGTGTGTAGCTTGTCTTTGCTTTGGGATTGTCATATTTGAAAGTACTATTCTAATGTCATTGCTTGATTCTAAACTATAAATAATGAACTGGTGAGAAAACTGAATCATGTGATTGTCGCTATTATCTGATGTGTATTCTTTACTTTCCCTTCTATTTTACTCGTTAGTGGATGCATGATGCTATCTGATGCAAGGACTGGTTGTACTGTTCTGCAATCGATACAGTATTACTGCTCTGCATTGGCGTTACATTATAATGATTATTTGTTCTTACTGAATTTATGTATCCTTTTTGTTTATGGAACTGGTTTTAGTTTTGAACAAATAACCGGAGCTTTTTTTGGCAAGACAGGTGGATTACTGCTTCTAATATCCCATTTACTTCTTTCAGGTTGCTGTCTTTTACTTCCATGATGAGTTTACATGGTTGAAAGGGATTGGTCTTCTGATAATCATGATTGGTGTCAGTTTATTCAATTGGTTCAAGTAAGTATACGCCAATATGCTTCTGATTGGTTagcttcaatttatttttttggctttGGTTTAACGATTGTAACATCTTTGTTATTACTTCAAAGTAAACATTCATGACCTTTCTACCAATATGCACGGTACTGTGGAGTTTTATATGCTATGTTTATATATGAAATCATATTGAAATCACTAGTTAAGTAGCATATCACATTCTCTCTACATACTGTGCCCCACCAAGGTTTTAACTATTCATCGGCCACAGTTTCCCCGATAAGGAAATAATTTTCTGTCACCCCAAGATGATGATGTACTTCTGGTATCTAATAATCAAGTATCAAACTAGGAAGATTTGAAGTATAGCCTGCAAATTATTAACTTGAGGTAGCTGGATTTTAGTTATAAATGGTTGATAACAACAGGGAAAAACAAGGGAGAAAATAGCTTGAATATTCTAAATGAGATAGCATGTCTAGCTTCTTATACTAACAATTCTGCTTTCCTTATAGATATCAGAAGCTTCAGGAGGTTCAAGTCAGTGAAAATGCAGGGGAACAGCCAGTTGCATCTAATATCCCTGCAAAATATGTGATTCTTGAAGAGGCAGATGATCATATCTGAAAATAATATCTGTTGTACTAGGTATGTACTTGCATCAATGTGAGTGAGTGCATTCTTGATATGTTCTTCAATCTCCACTCCCCCAAAGCGAAAACTGAAAGTTTTTTGAGTTccttcctttttattttgtagttttttttttttttgctttctgTAGGGTTAGGTATCCTGGTTTAGTTGTCTGTATGCTTTTGGTATTATGTATTATGTTTCATTTGCCAATAATTAGATTCAAAATGGAATCAAGAAAGTAAATCCATTACCGGTTGTCTGTTTTCTAACTCTAATAATAAACTTTATTACAACAAAGAAACCAATACCTTTCTTTTGTTACCTTTCCTCCACTACCTTTGACAATTGATCTTTCTCTTtcctttgtttttcattgtgtcTCCCTCCCCTTTATCTCTACTCTCAAGTGTTTCCaaacaaataatatcaactatccTTGTCATTACCGTTTCCATTTCTCAAGCATTTCCATTTGGTTCCATTTTTACTATTTATACCAAACGAATTTTGAGCCTACTTAGAAATAGTAGGCTTTTGAAAGgggaattctttttttttttttatcttgagGAATCTATTGGAAGTTGAATAGTACTTGAAATACTAAATATACATGATACGAAATAAATTTGCAAGTTTGATCACAATCAATTTGATAGTAACAATATGTAGAGTAAAAAGTTGACTCACAAATAAAACGGTATCGAGGGAGTTCAAAGTGCTCAAAACCTATATTCTAAAGTTACTTCTACTTGAGTGTTCTGGAATTTTCACACACCGTGAAGATAGGACTCGGCCCACCATTGTTCCTTACTATTAGGTTGTATTTATCCAGATTGTAGAACTTACACATCCATGATCCATGTTTTGTAGAATTAATCATGCAATTGAAGTTCTATGTGCGTCCTTGAGGAAGTGAAAAAATTTAGATTAGTTGAGAATTTACCATTCTACAAGTGTGAAACCTTAGCTCACTCTATGGGCTCTTTTCAATTTCCAAAGTTGTGGATGTCCTTGCTATTGAGGTAAGGGTCGCGATGTCGCAGACGCGGCACCTCGTGGCATAGTGCAAACATGCGGTAACGGTCGCGACAGTAGTTTcgggagtgatgcggttattATACGCCAAATCATCGGTCGAAAGCATCACGTATCCCTTGAAGCGGTCccaaaacacaatttttttttagacCTTCACCACGCGAGAAATATCGGTTCATTTTTTTGGAAAGCCTTTACAATGCAGGCATGCAGCCgatgcgatgcggccttgtttttgcactattccTCACACATGACTACTCGTTTTGCGTACATCGCAATGTGaattgttaattagaaaaaatcaTTTTATCATAGTAATTCATGTTTTTCTAGAACATATATCTAATTAAAGATTATAATAGACTTTTTAGAACCAAatacactttttaaaaaatagtggCTAATTCGTTAGAATAACAACTTATAATGGTTATGAGTTGTGACTCTATAGTTTTAAATTACAGGTATGTGACCTGGTTTTGCGCTCATAAGTCGTTATAAAGCTCCATTACGTAACATAAATGGCCTCATTTTTATGCCATTTTGTAGTTGCTTTTTACACCAAGCGCCTGTTAGCTGTGCTAAATTAATATTCCTTTTGGAGTGCTGGTACTGGTACTAATCAATATTAGGAGTTGCATATTTCTGCTTCTTAGATTGCTATTCGTTTACACGTAATCTCCACCTTTACATTTTTGAATGTAGTAATTTGTTCGGGTCTCAGGTTAGTTCATATATCCGCTGTTTTACCTGTACCTCTCGAGGAGGCTTttctaaatttgatttttaattatcttaaaTACTTCTATACAATCAAATGTTCGCAGGATTCATGCTTTGAAATCAGTTTTGAACTATTGAGTCCCCCTTTGTCTATTATTGTAACCGTGCTGAAGTTGGCCTTGCTTTGCACTTTGCAGTTTACTCGAGAGAGATCTCCTTCTACTAAACGTCAACCTGTGAAAAGAGCACATATCTCTCTTAACAGACTGTAAGTACACCACATATCTCCTCAACCTTCCAGTTGAACTGTTGGCAAAGCCTGCAGATGTTCGTGGGAGATTCAGTCGACGTGATTcgtttttatatcaaatatggACCTCCTCGCCTTCTGCGCCTCACCAATTGTGGGAGCATTGTACCATCAAGCTGCTTGTTGTACCGTTTTTGCCTTTTGTGTAACCTTTGTACTAGTCACTAGCTTGTATGTACACTATTAAaaacatcaatttttttttctgccTTTTTGAACTAGGCGAAACTGTTAGCCAACTTGTGTACATCAATGTCGTTGCCAATTTTGTCAATCTTCGAtttcatataaatttaaataacatTCTTTAAGTAAATTATGATTGAATTTTTATCGCTTTTTGACAAGAAATTAGTGAAgtcaatttaaatgaaaaactaTTTTAAATCAATTAACTTGTATTTTCACTTTTGATTTGATCAATcaagacaaaaaaaaagaattttgtaAAAGGAACAGGAAAAGAGTTCTCAATTTGAGCACAAATGTACAATGCACTTTTATTAATTACAACAAAAGAATTTACTATTTCTACGGTTTTCAAACAACTCAAAAtataactaattaaaatatttccTTCGTTTCATTTAATTCTCGCCCTATAACAGAAAAATATATCTATGAGTGAGATTAAAAGTGAATTATAAAGAACTattgtcaaaataaaaaatggtgtGAAGTAAgtgaaatatattaaaataaaaaccgaGCGCATATCAATGAAATAGAGAAGGTAACATATGTCATGTTAGATTGCGCAAAAAAGTAACATGTTGAAATGCAACCGAAAAATAGTACTCACTTTGATTCACACTAACTATCCCATTTAATTTTTGAGCATCattcaatgcactaattcataTAAATACTTGcactatttgacttttcacgtaCTCTAATGCTCTAATTTAATTCTtagtatctctaattatgtataataaaaaaattataaaaatttgatatgaataatctttgcattgagactaatcaaacaagattccaattaactatgttttaacttataggtgaaaaactaatacaaattgAGGGTAATAAATGAATAGTGCATTATCTtgtaatgttgcaagtaatatGGCACATAGAAAGTATAAATATAtctcataattaaaaattatactctCTCCATTCCTTAATGAACTTTTCATAAAGAATATTcacggaaattaagaaaaatataattgtttatatagtagatatattattttattgaataataaatttgataaagaaaaaacgagaaccataagcattaaaaaaatatt
Protein-coding sequences here:
- the LOC130805920 gene encoding probable sugar phosphate/phosphate translocator At1g06470 — encoded protein: MKSNDFSLLNTEHNELLSCTSLSREPSYSNWRDFNQLVNTQIQPVEVEESDDFELPLNRQLQAIGMDKHGDFERDDDVVVYNGKNSYVPFNVEVRDEEDRNQSSVSNTSEITAANVLRTLFFICVWYTFSLFLTLYNKSLLGDHMGKFPAPLLMNSFHFSMQAVLSKTITWIWHERFHKGVRMTWRDYFAKVFPTALATALDINLSNASLVFISVTFATMCKSASPIFLLLFAFAFRLESPSYNLFGIILVISFGVLLTVAKDTEFEIWGFVFVMLASVMSGFRWCMTQILLQKEAYGLKNPLTFMSYVTPIMALVTGLMSLLLDPWDEFPQNEYFNSSWHITRSCLLMLFGGFLAFFMVLTEYVLISVTSAVTVTIAGIVKEAVTIIVAVFYFHDEFTWLKGIGLLIIMIGVSLFNWFKYQKLQEVQVSENAGEQPVASNIPAKYVILEEADDHI